The genomic interval ACTTATTGGGTCTTTGCTTAGAAATTCTACCAATTAGAGGACTTTAGTCTTAATATAGCAAGGAATAGGGAGGCATTATAGCCTCttgaaacaaaataatgaaaatttacaAAGTGATGgaatttttggaaattaaatgtGGCAATACTATAATATATAGAGAAGGATTCTAAGAAATAAAGTCTATTGTCAAGGAAACTAGGCATGTGACTATCTAGGAGTAATCTAGGAGTGAAGACAACCTGAACAGAATAGTAGCAATGAGAATGgatatgagagaataaatttaaaatattccaaagGAAAAATTGTAGCACATCATGATGAATTGGATAAAAGAGAAATGTCAAAAATTATACATTTCCTATACTAGAAGACAATGATAATATCACTGAAAGAGGACAGTTAAGAGAAGCTTGTTTGAGAAGGAAAGATATTGAGTCCCATTTTTGTAATATTGAATTTAAGATGATATCCAGACATTCCTTTTGAAATGCTTTAATTAAAAGTCACTGAATATACAGAACTGGAATTCCATGTAAAATCAGTCTGGAGAGGTGAATTTGTTCGTTAGCCACTTAAAGCTAACAAGGGCAGACAAGCTAACTGAAATGATTGAGGACAATGTGTCCCTTTCTTTTAGAAAggaatatataaacacatacatttgtgttaaaaaatatttgattgGGTATGTAATCTTAAATAAACATTTCCAAAATTGAATTAAAcctcctatttttttccttagagtgtCATATCTCAAGCTTATGCCTGTAAGAAAATCCCTACATTTTTATCAGTTACGAGGGTGAATGACTAAATGTGTTAATATTCTTGAACCTTACCTTTGCTTCTAATTAACAAAGATCTTTCCCAGTATTACACTGAGGGAATGAAATTGAGAACTTAACGTCCAAATAATTCAGTCAGTTAAAACTTTGTAAAACTGACGTGGCTTTAATTTCTCAAATGGAAAGACAAGTAATTGAATTGTGGGAAATGTGCTAGTCTCTAGTTTCAAGAAACAGTACAGCACAAAGACCTGGCATTCTGGCTGAAGAGTTGtaataataaacagaaatttGAAAACCAGGAAGACAAGTTTTCCGAGAGTGCAACTGTGGCATTTCAAAGGAGATATAACAAGAAATTCCGGAAGATGGCCAAAAATAGGTTTAGATAATTGAGATTTCTTATTTGAATACATGTTTTTGATGGAGAAACACAGTTAAGAGGAAATGAACGTTCTAAGAGGTCTaaaactttttctccttctcaCCCTAAATTGGGTTTGCTACTGAGGAAGtgtcagccaaaaaaaaaaaaatcaaacaggaaTTCAGTACTGCTTAAATCGTAGCCAGAGGTTTAAAAACTgaccaaggcaaaaaaaaaaaaaaaaaaaaatttttttttaatgaattgaaagcaaacattttggtttttttggtgcTAAGCCTTCTTGTATAGGATTCCTATTTAGAAAGTTAGAGTATCTCGGTCTGTTTACCTAGTTATTACATGCCTATCATGAGGCAGAACTATTACTctacattattaatttttaatatgttctACTTTAACGATATgcaagaaaacataaaatgttaatCTATTCTTGTAAAATAACCTTTATATAACTCAGTAATATGTTAAATTACTCTCTGAATATAACAGGATCTTTTATAACATTTTACCTAAATCCTTGAACCATTTGATTAATCCAGATTCAGTGTATCCAGATTCAGTGTAACTATATCTTCAAGTCAGGTTACTCAAAAGTGGGaacattttttctgtattttcatccTAGTTACATCTGACTCATATGCCTGGTCTGATGACTTCTACTATCTTTTCGTGACTCCTAAATTATGGAGGTAAGTCAAGATTTAATATTGGTTATAGTCATGTAACATTCATTCTGAATTTGTATtcacttattatttctttaattactaAGCACTCTTGTAGCACtgaattttaattagaaaattatggTATATTCCAGTTTTGGCTGCGCTGTTTTACTCTgattaaatgtataattttacatAACTTTCAACTAGTTAATATTTCTGTAGACATCTATACTTTCATCTCATTTTGTGTATGATTACTCACAAAGCTTCTAATAGAAAAATACCATGGATTTTTCTTCTGTAGTCTTTAAACTGAATCAACTCTTTCAGACTCTTTATATAAAGTATCCTCATCTATCTTTGAATCTACTATAATTCTTGTTTTTCTGAGTGCCCATTCACTGAGACTACAGTATTCCAAATTTTTCAGTTCCATTTAATTAAGACTGTTAGATGTCCAGCACTGGGGGGAAATATAAAGTATAAAGCACAGCCACAGTCCTCATCTTAAAAGAACTCATGGAACCTCAGACATTGCAGCCATACTTTCTTGGGGTCTCTTACTACATGAAGGGTAAGACAGAACTCTCCTATCTGGCTTCCAACTTGGGCACCCAAAGAAATTCAAATTCTTACCAGAGTGTGAAATGAGGAAAGTAGCATGAAATAGAAACACTTGGTAGTTGGTGTCTTTTACTCAACTAATAGAGTAAGAAAGCCACTTTAAAGCAATGATTTCTGGATTGGAGGTACTGGTGTAAAGTCTGAAGGTGCAGAAAGCTCTGTATGATAAATCTTAGGCACATTTCAGTGTGGGGAGCAAAGTCTTActtattttgctgtattttgttCCCTTTTCATTCTGTAACATGCTTAACACTCATTTCCCATTTACCATGTATGGTGTCAGCTTTTTATCTATTAAAATACTTTCGGGGCTGGATCTATCTCATAGTTTAGATAAATATTAAGGCATTTTCTAAGCCTAATAATTATGAGATGATGACTCTTTGGTGAAACTTGTACATAACTTTTCATCATTAATAGAGTCAATAGAAGGCCTAATAATTCATGAAGTGTAGTTCTGTGGCAAAGCTGGTGAGTAATTATGGTTTTATGATGTTGGTGATATTCCGAAAATCTAAGTATTTGGGGTAATATATTTTCATCTCATGTCTTTATTTCTTGAACTTTTGTTTAAAACACTAAATGTGATGTCATCCTGCTATTTTCCATAGGCTCACTGGCTCCAGGAAGACaataaaatttcccaaatttctttttagaaatttccTCTTAGTGACTTCCACATTGCTAAATATGcttttacagagtaaacttccCCAGCACAAAGGGGAAAATAACAGTAGAATATGGGAGACTTAGAAGTCTTAGCAAATCTTTTATTATTCTAACGAGGTCTCTGGTAATGTGaccatttctattatttatggTAGAGAACGAATACAAAGACTTGTAAAATGAAGCCAAGGTTTGTCAGATGTAAACAGTatatgagaaaaattagaaacaatttatGATTCCCTAAACCATATATTTCTCAAGCTACTTTTCCTTGACTATTTTATACAACTTCAGGCTCCTGACTGcagatatattttgaaagcagCCCAGATTATTTTTGATGTTAACATAACCTAAAAATTCTTTGTAATTATGACTTGTTTATTAAATTCAGGAGTAATATTCAATACTAGAGCTCCTTTTCAGAAAATCTCTGTATGGATAACTTCCAATCACTTACAAGGTTAAATTATTGACgtttaagaataaattaaaatcttTAATGTCCTTATCAGAAATGAGACTATAGGTGATGGAAAGAGACTGAAACAAACATACATGGGGGAACAGGAGAGGCCCAACTATTGATAGTATCATTAAGACTGACAAATCTAGCCTGCTTTGTGATGATTCATACCTGTGTATATGAGATGGATTGATAGGAGTATATGATTTGATAGATCAAAGTTTTAAGCGTGGTTGGCCAAGACAAGCTTCTGccattattttcttataattttcgTAAAATCAATTCAGTCAAGAAGTTAAGAGTTAAGTGGTACCCATATGAAaatgttaaatgctttttttctaaaGCAGGCAAGGGTTTTGATTTGCCTGCAGTGAATCTGACATACCCCTGTTTTCTTTCAACTACATTTGCCTGCCTCCCTTTCTAAAACAAGACTCAATTTTTTGCATGTATTGATATTCCAGTTACAGTGTCCCATTCTATTTTGGAGTGAATTCAAGAGGCTTACTGAGATGTTCTTGACAGATGTGTCTCCAGATGAGataatcttgaaaatatttactgaaataagAAACTCAATCCACTCTGAAAGCACACATTTTCtaatgaataatatatatatttttaattttggtaaccCATCTCCTTGCAGAAACCTCTCCATTGTGAACCCATGACTTCTGAGAAACTGTTTAATTAAAGGCTtaagttattttaatttaaacacaTTGTCAATGTTATGAATTGTATTTGTAGTAAGTTCCAGAAGGGAAGGCCTTATTTTGTTCCTTGCTGTGTCTCTCATGTCTCGAATAGTATTGGTACACAAATGtccataattaattaattaagtttATGTATATTGCATGTTTCCCTAGGTAATGTTTCTAGGAGCacattaaaaagaacattttatttctcatcTTAAACTAGTATCTGGCAAATATGAATGTCTAAGAACACATTAATATCAGTTTAAACATTTCCTGTCCTATTCCCTGGCAATCTATAGTtacaacattttttatttcagtattattttaaCCAGTTATCAGTTTTTAATAATCTTATCAGCGAAGCACTATACAGAGTTAAACAGTGTTACATATATAACCAGGCCAACTATATCTGGCTAGTTAAATCACAAACATGCCAAAAACTTAGCAGAATAGAAATATTGTACCCTAGAATATGATGCTAGCAATGGAACAAGACCAAACACATCATCCCCAAAACTAAGGTGACAGACTAAAACAACTAAGTTGGCTTTTCTGTGGTAAAGAGAGGATGAGTGCCaccaaaaacaaaatactcatttgtaggctttttttttttatctgggTCATTATTTTCAGTTACTAACCTTAACATtattaaattgaaatattttgcacttttccattatatataacCTTTTGAGGTActattagaaaattttttttaaatctttcttcccTACAACTTTTTTTGTCTTACTCATATTTTAATTCTGAAAACTTAGTATAGTGTCCAACAAATGTTTAACAtatgtttttgaatgaatgaattatactttttaaaatgattctcAACTGTTTCCACTCAACATTTTTTAACCCTACAATGTGCAGAGTATTTGGTGCTCTTTGACTTAATGATGCCCTTCCTACATGTTTAtcctaatgttttatttattgtttgtttgtttgtttgcttgttttatgagggggagatagttaggtttattcatttatttatgtttggaggaggtactagggatatCCTGATGTTTTAAATGACACATGTATAAGGAATTCCTACAAGAGGACTCACTAAGTCAaagtaaaatgtgtattttaaatgtcaGTAGAAGTTATTCAAAAGCTTTTCACCAAAGTAGATGCTAATTGGTAACAAAAGTATTATTTCTCTCACCAAGTGTTCAGCACAGTGCTTTACACAGAGCAGAGTTAGAACTGTTGAGTGGATCGAACTCACATCAAGTGAGAAAACTGTGTTTTTATGGTGGCATATACATCTTTATAGAGGAAAGAGCTGACTAATATGCCtaggaaaggaggaaaacaagACCACAAGAGAGGCGCAATTGAAAGTGGGCCACCCTCCTTCATCATCTTCGTCAGACAGTTACTGAGTGCCTACCGTGTGCCAGGCAATGTGTTGAGTACTTTATatcctttaatcctcacataTTCCTATAAGGGAGATAtatttattatcctcatttgatAGGTGAAaaagttgaggcacagagaggttaaatgacttgctgaagtcatacagctagtaagggATTGAATTGGGATTAGAAATCAAGCAGTCTGATTTCATAGCCCATTCTTGAATGCTTTATAAGTGCttatgaagaagagaaagagaaagaggcatTGAAGGTAGAAGGAACATATGCCAAAGCACCAAGTGCACGGTGTTGTTTAAAGAGCAGCAAGCAGTTAGTGTGGCTTAAGCATTGTTGAAGTTGTGGTTACCCAAAGATGGCATGGTAGAAGACAAGGCCAAAAAGTTAGGCTGAGTACATATTTGACTAACATATATGCCCTAAAATGGAATTTCCAAACAACAAAATGGCAATTTCCTTTTACTCTAAAAGAGAACAGagaacctcatttctttttctgagattGCTCTGGCATGAAGGTTGTCTCTGGTTTCAGTGTTTTGTTCATGGCAAGAGCTTCAGCCTTTTTTATCCTTTCAAAGCTATAACATTCAGTTTTGTCTTCAGAGGATACTGTTCTGGTGCTGACCAGACGGAAGCCTTCCATTAATAAAGTGTCGATCAGTAAGCCGAGGACATTAGTTCCATTGGCCAGTTTTCGGTTATCAGGTTTTATAGAAACATACCTAGGacacacaaaaatgttaaattacAAAGCATCCCTTTATACTAGCAAAACTAAACACAGAAATTTGACTTATAACCTCAAATAAAGGTGTCATACCATTTTTATCAGATTTTTTAGAGATTTAATTTATAAATCCAAATCAGTAATTCTAGGCTGCTGAAAAGAGAGACCTTACTGTGATCTCCAGTcattttaattccactgtttagGAATATAACACTGATGAATTTCATTCAGAAATTATTCTCTGGAGCAAACAATTTGATAAAACAATTagcttaatttttatataatgtaatttatttccaatttttgttttcaatttactaaatattgttttaatcaatttaattgattcattttaatgaatatttgatACATTAACATTTTCCCCCTAGATATAATTTTACCCATTATCAGCATCAACATTATAAATTTTTTATGACTTACTCctatcaaatacattttttcaggTGCAATTTTGTAGATATTAAATGTCAAGGAGGGAGattagagctcagtggtagaactgCATgctttagcatgcacgaggtcctgggttcaatccctagtacctccattacataaagaaataaataaataaatctaattacctccccctacaaaaaaagaaagaaaaaaagtcaagatttgttgttgttgttgtaaaataatgattttttttattgaattatagtcagtttacaatgttctgtcaatttctgttgtacagcacaactCTTCactcatacatgaaaatacatgtattcacttccatattctctttcaccataagctactacaagatattgaatatattttcctgcactatacagtataaacttgtttatctattttatatataccagtcagtatctgcaaatctcgaactcccagtttatcaaGAAGATTTTATTGTCAATTTTCACTCAATAACTGTTCATTGTTGAAGAGGAAAATGAGGGGTTGAAAGGCTTCTGGAGTCAAAATGACAAAACTTTCTATTTCCAGGAAAACTCAGTAGAACTAATacataaaattcaagaaaaatatacCTGAACTTTTCAGATTGACATGTTGCTTTAATAATATCAACATGTCTGCAAATAATAGCTGTATTGCCCCTTCTTCATCTACCATCCAGgatatttttatgtctttgtgtCCTCCCACCATGTGTTTGTGAGATGTGAAGAGAAGGCTAACTTAAATTAGTTTGAGGCAGCAACCTAAACTATCTGTGGTTTTATAGGATAAAAAGAGCCTTGGGGACATCCCTAGTCTCCTTTTAATTATGATTGAAATAGAGTGTGGTTACTGCAGCTCACATTTAGAAACTCATTCTAGGCAAAGAAAAGAATTCAATCATAAAGTGTAAGAATTGTAAAACTACAAAgtaaatatcaaaaaatatttattatgcttGATACAGcaaatttttaacatttgtaaatcattTCATCTACTCCCAAGCCCCAGATCTTAATTATATAACCTAGAAACAtttgtcaaaggaaaaaaagttgcAGGACATCTCACAAAATTAAGATGCAAATAGTATATAGTAGGTGGTAACAAAGTGGAATGTACTCTCAAGAAAACACTGGGCCAAAATACTAGATTCCCTAAGAGGCCAGATTGAGAAATGAAAGATTTCAAGGCACAAGAAAAGGATAGAAGAAATCAAtgggaaacagaaaatcaaaacttattttaaaaacttaaaaggtTGAGCtagtttaaaaaggaaagatCAGATAGAATATGGCTATCAAAGAGGCTCTGGAATCCTGAGACTATAACTTGAGCTTGATAATATGGTATCATATGACTGTACCTCTGCAAGATGCAAGCCAAATATTTCTAGTACTGTGAACTTAAGAGATAATAACTGAGCAACCTGCTAGGTTAACAAGACCTTAGAATGGTAAGTCATGTTAGTGGAACATACTTATTAACAACTGGATGATACACCAGACTTCTAGGAGCTATTTAGGCTTAATCCTCTGCTTTCCAGACCAAGGagtgagcaagaaaaaaaaaaaaaaaaaaaaagattgctagCTAGGCAGTTATATACCTCAGGTGGGCCTTTTAAGATCAAGAGTTTTTATCTGATCACCTGAACTTCTAATAATGTCACCTTATTCCAATTATTTAATTCTACTTTGAAactgatacaatagaaaaaaatcacaaacactTATAGGCTGGAAAAAATTCTAAACTtcaaacaactgaaaagaatactATTTGGTGATGCAAGAAGaaagtcaattttaaaaatagcttccaGTTTTCCAACTGTCTATTTTGGAATTTAAATATAATGCCATTCTCTCATTAAGATGAAAAAATTGTAGTACTATTCATAAAACACAAACACTtaataacaaaggagaaaatatagtCACTGTGTACAAGAATATCCCAACTTAAGTgtctaatttttttaagattatattttCTCCAAATGCAGTTTTTAAAGAGCATTTAGTATTTCCAGGATATCTTTTTACTTTGCACATTTCTTCTTAAAATCATTATGACACCACTTTTCCTTAGGTTTTTAACTTTTTGGAAAGGGATCCTCAAAGATCTTAACCACtcaatcaaattttaaaaaacaaaaaactgataaTTTCCCCTCTGTTTATGTTAGTGCTACACCAGTTGGGCCCAGAGGTATCTTAAAACAGTCTGAGATGAAAATTGGGTCTTAGGTTTTCTTCACAATTAGCCTGTTAATTTAACTGGCTTTCTTTCACCAAAATGACATTCAGACCTCTTTGGAAGGGCGAGAAATTATAATTCGTAAAAACTTAAGAGTTATCATACTGCCCAGTGTTCTTAAGCTAATGTACAGGACCAAGGGGTATGTTGAGGGGGGGCAAACATTGATTGTTCCTGATGGCTACTGCGAAAGTTaagaaaatatctcaaaatatgtCTGTCTACCTTTACCCTCAAAAAAgtctattttactttaaatactATTAGTAAAGAACATATgcagacttctttttctttctgaaaattaaagCCAGCTTTTACAGTTAGTAAAATAATAGTGGGACAGCATTAAGACATTTTTAAGCAGGGGAAAGAAGTGTCCGTGACAGCAGAGTGGAAATCAGCCTTAGGGTCCAGCCAAGAATAACAGGGGGAGAAAGTGAATAATTGATTCAGAAGCAACTACCCTTAATATACTGACAGCCTATCCCAATATTTTGAGTTTTCTCAGAGTGCCAAAGATGTAAGAGGATACCAAATTTGCCATGGGGTATATCTGCCTTAatggtgtttaaaaataaagtggaatGGAGAAAAATCAGTAGGCAAATCAGGACTGAAAGAACAAATATACATAGACTGTAAGGAAATCAGGACAAACTGTTGAGACTTTACTACATGCCAGCCACTAAAGGAATCTCTTAAGGAGAAAAAAGCATCTCATTCCATAGCAATGGAACATAATCTATAAAATTATTCCCTCCTACAACTTGAATGGCCATAGTCCATTTTCCCTGGACAATCTTGATTTACTTCTATTGTCTCACGTAATAACAATTCCTTCTTACACACTGAAAAGTATCCCAGTTTGGACAATAATAATCTGGTCATTCCACCCAACTCTACTGGTTACCCCTCAAAATTATTTTGAGTAGTCATTTTTTCCAAAAGTTTCAGGCATGAGAAACTTTTGGTTTTGAGAGGAAACATCAGAAACTTGTATAAAAGAGATGCTTTTAAAGTACAAAATACCTGATTCCAGTTAGGTTATCAGTAGTGCTGTCAGAGCCACACTGGAAAACCAGGTCATGGTAAGAAGGTCTTTGTGGAGGCAGTGGAAGTAAGGTCACCTGAGGAGGGAAAGAGTTACTACTCCAGGTCGGTGCTGAAGGTTGCTCTAGAAACACTGTAATCCTCCCAGTTAGCATCTCAATTGTTTTGCTGCAAGAGCCAAACACTCTGAAAAAAGCTTGAGTGTTTCGGTTTAGGAAATGCACCTCCACAAGAGCAGGTCTTGGCTGTAGTAGGTGTTCTTGGTTTAAGAGATCCACCAGAGGATCAAGTTCATAGAACAGAGCCTCTCTCTGAAGCCTGAGATAGTCTGAAAAGTCAGTGGGTAATAAAAGCTGGTGAGTTCTCAAAAAATCTAAGATGAAACTAAATAAAACACCATCTCTGTCCACAAAAATCTGGCCACCAACCATCTTGAATTCCTGGTCTCTGCCATCTAACATTCGTGTCAGCCGAGAAGCAGGAAACTGCTTTATGGTTGAAGATCTTGTGGTGAATATCTTGCCTCCAACGTTCAAAGTAACCAGTTCCTGACTACTCATTCTTCTCTTGCTTCAAACTGGAGGCTACAAATCATAAGCCATAGACTTAGGCACTTGTTAATCAACCTATAACCGCAAATGTTGTTATGTATGATTAAGAAATGTAGGGAAGGGGAAAGTAACAAAAACAGAGACCTAGATTTCCAGGTAACTGCTGTAAAGCAAATAGTGTATCCATAGCTATGTTTATAAATCTGGGAGTTGCTTGGGAACTTGTAgtatacaaaatgaaaaagcaacagaGGAGGAACTGGATAGTTAAGGAAAACTGCCAACATCTGAGGACAAGTGTCAAATAGATTCCTTTACTgtatcccattaaaaaaaaattcttcatgaaAACTTCCCCTTgtaaatctgtatttaaaaaaaaaatgctgggagCAGAAAAGCATTCCTCTTCCCCAGGCCTATTATCTACAAGTCCTCATGGCAGAGGTAAGATTTACAGAGAAACATTGTCTTAATTTCTTATGATCCCTTTAGCAATTTAGTGGTTCAGTCATGAATTGTCAGTTGGGAATGAGGCAGCCATTACCTCAACTAGCAGCTTAATTCGACTCTTCTTCTCATAGCTAGAATGATTCCTCTGTACTTTTAAGTTTAGTTGCCACCTTTATTCCCTGTCCCTGCTTGTGTTACCTCCTCTCAACCAATTAATGGACTAGGGTAAAGACACTCTTGGCTTTCAAAGGAATGTCTTGTCCCATGACAGAAATGAGGTCGACTGAAAGCAGTTCTAAGATAAGGCCACTTCTTGTTTTCATCTGAATTCTATACAGGGTAATAAAATTAGGTATTTTTGTTCTGTGGGATATCGGGCATCTTTATCTCATGTGAGTAGATACGACAGCATTTGAATTTAGCTGATTACTGTGTACTTTATAATagctaatagattatttcatctATTGTCAAATTAGTCTTACtgctcttaaattttttaaacaagtggATTGGTTGGTTGTACAGTTACCATGATACTCTGGAACAACACTTAGCTGCCAGTAAAAAGGAGGCTTTCCCATTTTCTGCTCTTGCCATGTGTGAGACATTTTTTCTTACCCATGCCTCTGCTTGCAAAGCCACCTAACACTTAATAGTTTATCACCAAATTCCTTTGGTGATACATTTACAAAACCTAAGCAGATAAAAGGCAAGCTGAAATCCCCACCCTCCTAAAAATGTAAGTTTAGAACAAGAAAATGCCTTTCTGTATACATGAGATATACATTGtactgaaaaaggaaatcaaCTCTGCAGAAAAAGATGGAAATTCAATCTATCCAcatattattcctttttaaaagaatgttcaCTCTCAAAATAAAGTTGCTTTACAGGAGTAGTCTTTATTACATGCTTAAGAACAATCATTATTACACCAACTCATCAATACAATACTAAGTCATGTGCTCTTCCACCTCCTTTTTCCATAGCATAAACACAGCCAATATTGGGGGTAGGGTGCTTATTTCAAAAGCAgtttaaaaaggaggaaggaaggttcAGGACTAAactataaattttcatttttatctttaggctacctaattttcatttttatctttatgcTACCTAATTTTCAACATGTGTAGGACATTCTTTTTGAAAGGAATACTTTTGGAGGAAAATGATCTGACTGGAATCTTGACCAAATCTGAACTATCACGCTGTATTCTAACAAATTTCTAACAAAAGACACAGAACTATGTACTTGAAACAGATTTTATAATAGTTTATAtttgcacacaaattctgccacaTTGTTCAGCACCACCAAAGTAAAATTCTTCAGTCtttcactgaaaatgaaaaaccCATCCATCAACTCTTCCCAGTAAAAAACTGATTGTTCTACAAAATCAGCTGATTTAGTCAGATAGGAACTGAAATTTGAAAGATTGTCTTTCCAAGTTGCGA from Camelus bactrianus isolate YW-2024 breed Bactrian camel chromosome 14, ASM4877302v1, whole genome shotgun sequence carries:
- the KCNRG gene encoding potassium channel regulatory protein, which translates into the protein MSSQELVTLNVGGKIFTTRSSTIKQFPASRLTRMLDGRDQEFKMVGGQIFVDRDGVLFSFILDFLRTHQLLLPTDFSDYLRLQREALFYELDPLVDLLNQEHLLQPRPALVEVHFLNRNTQAFFRVFGSCSKTIEMLTGRITVFLEQPSAPTWSSNSFPPQVTLLPLPPQRPSYHDLVFQCGSDSTTDNLTGIRYVSIKPDNRKLANGTNVLGLLIDTLLMEGFRLVSTRTVSSEDKTECYSFERIKKAEALAMNKTLKPETTFMPEQSQKKK